From Lacerta agilis isolate rLacAgi1 chromosome Z, rLacAgi1.pri, whole genome shotgun sequence, the proteins below share one genomic window:
- the CYSLTR1 gene encoding cysteinyl leukotriene receptor 1: protein MTCGENMQSNVTTCSATIDEFRNQVYTTTYSIISVLGLLGNGFVLCVLIRTFQEKTAFQIYMLNLATSDLLFVCTLPLRVVYYVHKGDWFFGDFLCRISSYAMYVNLYCSIMFMTAMSFFRCIAIVFPMQNLRFVTRKKAVLVCGAIWIFVTLTSVPFLLSGSYLDSSSNKTKCFEPPPVDQMLKLVVLHYIALFIGFIIPFTTIAACYTMIIRTLLKNSLQKKEAARRKAVWMIVIVTLTFLLSFAPYHVQRTVHIHFMMEGGSRCEDILYMQKSVVITLSLAAFNCCFDPLLYFFSGGNFRKRLSTFRKGSASSVSQAHKFKMSLKNFGEEPANGKAREEMGL, encoded by the coding sequence ATGACTTGTGGTGAAAATATGCAGAGCAACGTGACAACATGCAGTGCCACCATTGATGAATTCCGGAATCAAGTGTACACTACGACGTACTCTATAATCTCGGTGTTGGGCTTATTAGGAAATGGCTTTGTGCTATGTGTCCTTATAAGAACATTCCAGGAGAAAACTGCCTTCCAGATATACATGCTCAACCTTGCTACTTCAGACCTGTTGTTTGTGTGCACACTGCCTCTGCGGGTGGTGTACTATGTCCACAAGGGCGACTGGTTCTTTGGTGACTTCCTATGCCGGATCAGCTCCTACGCCATGTATGTCAACTTGTACTGCAGCATCATGTTCATGACGGCCATGAGCTTCTTCCGCTGCATTGCCATCGTTTTCCCCATGCAGAACCTCAGGTTTGTAACTCGGAAGAAAGCCGTGCTAGTATGCGGAGCCATTTGGATCTTTGTGACACTGACAAGCGTGCCATTTCTGCTGAGCGGCTCATACCTGGACAGTTCGAGCAACAAGACTAAGTGCTTTGAGCCCCCGCCAGTAGATCAGATGCTGAAGCTGGTGGTCCTCCATTATATTGCATTATTTATTGGCTTCATCATTCCCTTCACCACCATCGCCGCCTGCTACACCATGATCATAAGAACCTTGCTGAAAAactccctgcaaaaaaaagaagcagcccgcCGAAAAGCCGTCTGGATGATTGTCATTGTCACCTTGACCTTCCTCTTGAGCTTCGCTCCCTATCATGTCCAACGCACGGTCCACATTCATTTCATGATGGAAGGGGGTTCACGTTGTGAGGATATCCTCTACATGCAGAAATCTGTGGTGATAACGCTTTCCCTAGCAGCTTTCAATTGCTGCTTCGACCCGCTTCTCTATTTCTTCTCTGGAGGCAACTTTCGCAAAAGGCTTTCTACCTTCCGAAAGGGGTCCGCCTCCAGTGTGTCACAGGCACACAAGTTCAAGATGTCCTTAAAGAACTTTGGGGAGGAGCCAGCTAATGGGAAGGCACGAGAAGAGATGGGCTTATAG